The following are encoded together in the Bactrocera neohumeralis isolate Rockhampton chromosome 6, APGP_CSIRO_Bneo_wtdbg2-racon-allhic-juicebox.fasta_v2, whole genome shotgun sequence genome:
- the LOC126761114 gene encoding cyclin-dependent kinase 1 produces MEDFQKIEKIGEGTYGVVYKGRNRITGQIVAMKKIRLESDDEGIPSTAIREISLLKELKHPNIVCLEDVLMEENRLYLIFEFLSMDLKKYMDSLPPEKSMETELVRSYLYQITNAILFCHRRRVLHRDLKPQNLLIDKKGVIKVADFGLGRSFGIPVRIYTHEIVTLWYRAPEVLLGSQRYSCPVDIWSIGCIFAEMATRKPLFQGDSEIDQLFRIFRILKTPTEETWPGVTSLPDYKNTFPCWSTNQLTNQLKNLNDRGVDLIQKMLIYDPVHRISAKDILEHPYFDGFKMKFIKNENEK; encoded by the coding sequence ATGGAAGACtttcaaaaaatagaaaagattGGTGAAGGTACATATGGTGTGGTGTATAAGGGACGCAACCGAATAACTGGTCAAATAGTTGCAATGAAAAAGATTCGTCTAGAGTCTGATGATGAGGGAATTCCATCGACGGCAATAAGAGAAATATCCTTACTGAAAGAACTTAAACATCCAAATATTGTTTGTCTTGAAGACGTGCTAATGGAGGAAAACAGATTGTACTTAATCTTTGAATTTTTATCTATggacttgaaaaaatatatggatTCATTACCACCAGAAAAATCAATGGAAACTGAGTTGGTTCGAAGCTATTTATATCAAATtacaaatgcaattttattttgtcaTCGTCGCCGTGTCCTTCACCGCGATTTAAAGCCACAAAATTTACTCATTGATAAGAAAGGTGTAATTAAGGTTGCGGACTTTGGACTTGGTAGATCATTTGGAATACCAGTCCGCATTTACACTCATGAAATCGTGACCCTTTGGTACAGAGCACCAGAAGTATTGTTGGGTTCACAGCGATACTCATGTCCAGTGGACATTTGGTCTATTGGTTGCATATTCGCCGAAATGGCTACAAGGAAACCACTTTTCCAAGGCGACTCCGAAATCGACCAGCTGTTTAGAATATTCAGAATTCTAAAGACGCCTACTGAGGAGACATGGCCAGGTGTTACTTCACTGCCGGATTATAAAAACACTTTTCCGTGTTGGTCAACAAATCAACTTACTAACCAGTTGAAAAATCTTAATGATCGCGGTGTCGATTTAATTCAAAAGATGCTTATTTATGATCCTGTTCACCGCATCTCTGCAAAGGACATTCTTGAACACCCATATTTTGACggatttaaaatgaaatttataaagaatGAGAACGAAAAATAA